One Fuerstiella marisgermanici DNA window includes the following coding sequences:
- a CDS encoding DUF971 domain-containing protein, with protein sequence MKTPANIRVHKDDGILELVWADDDVSQIPFRAIRQDCRCAACVDEFTGRQVLDKESVPETIAPEDVSLTGNYALKIRWSDSHDSGLFTWDHLRSIADRLGESASAT encoded by the coding sequence ATGAAGACCCCGGCCAATATTCGCGTTCACAAAGACGACGGCATTCTGGAGCTCGTCTGGGCGGATGACGATGTGTCTCAAATCCCGTTTCGAGCGATCCGACAGGACTGCCGCTGCGCGGCGTGCGTGGATGAGTTCACCGGCCGACAGGTTTTGGATAAGGAATCCGTGCCTGAAACCATCGCGCCGGAAGACGTATCGTTGACCGGCAACTACGCATTGAAAATCCGCTGGTCTGATTCGCACGACTCGGGACTGTTTACGTGGGATCACCTAAGATCAATCGCAGATCGTCTCGGAGAATCCGCGTCCGCCACGTAG
- a CDS encoding radical SAM protein, giving the protein MNDVDILAARGPKNSVDPFRAYHAIVEPELSANGIVEDVATIFLTNRECPFRCLMCDLWQSTTDQRVPVGAIPTQIRHALESLPAAQHIKLYNSGNFFDAQAIPPKDFPAIAELVGGFKSVIVENHPQLCSDRCVEFQELCGTQLEIAMGLETSHEPTLAKLNKQMTVGDFATACESLRQNHIRLRTFILLRPPDTPEDEGVQRAIESVRFAFDCGVDCCAVIPTRTGNGIMEQLEQRGRFTPPQLTSLEVVLQEAVAWKRGRVFADLWDVRQFAACDVCADARIKRLSEINLTQQLPPPIECTACAVTSETSP; this is encoded by the coding sequence ATGAATGACGTAGACATCCTTGCGGCGCGCGGGCCGAAAAATTCCGTGGATCCGTTCCGAGCGTATCACGCGATCGTGGAACCGGAATTGTCAGCCAATGGAATCGTTGAAGACGTCGCCACGATTTTCTTAACAAATCGGGAGTGCCCATTTCGCTGTCTGATGTGTGACCTGTGGCAGAGCACCACCGACCAGCGAGTTCCCGTCGGAGCGATTCCCACACAGATTCGCCACGCTCTCGAATCGCTGCCAGCAGCTCAGCACATTAAACTGTACAACAGCGGAAACTTTTTCGACGCTCAGGCGATTCCGCCCAAAGACTTCCCAGCAATTGCAGAACTGGTTGGCGGCTTCAAGTCGGTCATCGTCGAAAACCATCCGCAACTGTGCAGTGACCGCTGCGTTGAGTTTCAGGAGTTGTGCGGGACGCAGCTGGAAATCGCGATGGGGCTGGAGACGTCTCATGAACCGACTCTGGCCAAATTGAACAAGCAGATGACAGTCGGCGACTTCGCGACGGCTTGTGAATCTCTGCGGCAGAATCACATTCGACTGCGAACCTTCATCCTGCTGCGTCCGCCTGACACACCGGAAGACGAAGGTGTTCAGCGAGCAATCGAATCCGTCCGGTTCGCCTTTGACTGCGGCGTCGACTGTTGCGCCGTTATTCCAACCCGCACTGGCAACGGGATCATGGAACAGCTTGAGCAACGTGGCCGATTCACCCCGCCACAGCTAACTTCGCTGGAAGTCGTTCTGCAGGAAGCCGTCGCATGGAAGCGCGGGCGAGTGTTTGCAGATCTGTGGGACGTGCGGCAGTTTGCAGCGTGCGACGTCTGTGCCGACGCGAGGATAAAGCGACTGAGTGAGATCAACCTGACTCAGCAATTGCCACCGCCGATTGAATGCACGGCGTGTGCTGTAACATCGGAAACGTCGCCATGA
- the glmM gene encoding phosphoglucosamine mutase, with translation MSTRILSISGLRGIIGDGLDPLYVAEFSAALGTMFSGGKIVVSRDGRSTGPAVYHAVLSALLSTGCDVLDAGIASTPTCGVLIKHYEAAGGLQITASHNPIEWNGLKPFAPDGSVFNRDLGQQLIQILRDDEIVWKDWTELGTLTTIEDPAGPHIDKVLSLVDADAIRARKFKVVLDCNHGSGAMCGPQLLKALGCDVTVLGGTPDGKFEHIPEPVEQNLGDLCDAVEKQGADAGFAQDPDADRLAIVDNRGRYIGEELTLALAADHVLETRKGPFVVNGSTSRITADIAKKHGCQFHRAFVGEAHVCAKMRAVSAELGGEGNGGVIDPRVGYVRDSLVSMAYVLDGLVKRECTLEEWADQLPFYTIVKDKLECPKEAVGAACDALRSNFSDATASEGDGLRLDWPDRWVQVRASNTEPILRVIAEAPETEDATALCQQAMDIVKKAVK, from the coding sequence GTGTCAACGCGAATACTAAGCATTTCCGGGCTGCGGGGCATCATCGGCGACGGGCTGGACCCTCTTTATGTCGCGGAATTCTCGGCGGCCCTCGGCACCATGTTCAGCGGTGGCAAGATTGTCGTATCGCGAGACGGCCGCAGCACGGGGCCCGCTGTCTACCACGCCGTCCTGTCTGCATTACTTTCGACTGGCTGCGACGTCCTTGATGCGGGCATTGCGTCGACCCCCACGTGCGGCGTGCTAATCAAACACTACGAAGCGGCGGGCGGCCTGCAGATTACGGCCAGCCACAACCCGATCGAATGGAACGGACTGAAACCGTTCGCTCCGGACGGATCTGTTTTCAATCGCGATCTGGGCCAGCAATTGATCCAGATTCTGCGTGACGACGAAATTGTCTGGAAAGACTGGACGGAACTCGGCACGCTCACCACCATCGAAGACCCCGCCGGGCCGCACATCGACAAAGTGCTTTCCCTGGTCGATGCAGATGCGATTCGAGCTCGCAAATTCAAAGTGGTGCTCGACTGCAATCACGGCAGCGGCGCTATGTGCGGCCCTCAACTATTGAAGGCCCTCGGCTGCGACGTCACCGTTCTGGGCGGTACACCGGACGGAAAATTCGAACACATTCCCGAACCTGTCGAACAGAATCTGGGTGACCTTTGCGACGCTGTCGAAAAGCAAGGCGCGGATGCCGGGTTCGCTCAGGATCCCGACGCCGACCGCCTGGCGATCGTCGACAACCGGGGCCGCTACATCGGCGAAGAATTAACGCTGGCTCTGGCCGCTGATCATGTTTTGGAAACTCGGAAAGGCCCATTCGTCGTCAACGGCTCAACCAGCCGCATCACGGCCGACATCGCAAAGAAGCATGGCTGCCAATTTCATCGAGCGTTCGTCGGTGAAGCGCATGTGTGTGCCAAGATGCGAGCCGTTTCAGCGGAACTCGGCGGCGAAGGAAACGGCGGCGTGATTGATCCGCGCGTCGGCTATGTGCGAGACAGTCTGGTGTCGATGGCGTACGTGCTGGATGGCCTGGTCAAGCGAGAATGCACTCTTGAGGAATGGGCCGACCAACTGCCGTTCTACACGATCGTTAAGGACAAGCTTGAGTGTCCGAAGGAAGCCGTCGGAGCAGCCTGCGATGCGTTGCGGTCCAACTTCAGCGACGCAACGGCCTCGGAAGGCGACGGATTACGACTGGATTGGCCGGACCGCTGGGTTCAGGTGCGAGCCAGCAACACAGAGCCGATTTTGCGAGTCATCGCGGAGGCTCCGGAAACGGAAGACGCTACAGCGCTTTGTCAGCAGGCGATGGACATCGTGAAGAAAGCGGTGAAGTAA
- a CDS encoding asparagine synthase C-terminal domain-containing protein: MSEHAYIERFVNLLDPEANTIFNVTAEQAVEILGSGDAKKLRSIDGQFALVHRNGNIVRMARSIGRPMRYFLAKQVAGPCLVVAERMEEILEWLKAEGLADQFHPSYTRMVPAHHIVEIALLGCPDPNPNYDRFFEPERNRLPSDLDKIGYAYIAALQTEIAKWLDQIPSTEPIGVLFSGGIDSGAVFCATYDCMLKRGESPARLKAFTLSVDNEGQDAAQAVQFMNELDLGLFLEVIDVPASAIDFREAVRVIEDYKPLDVQAATMTLALCREIRNRYPDWTYLLDGDGGDENLKDYPIEENSELTIRSVLNNLMLYHEGWGVDAIKHSLTYSGGQSRGHVRSWAPGRKYGFKDLSPFALPNVIEVSEGIPFIELTDWQHDKLYALKGEIVRRGIEQITGLTMPVFEKRRFQHGVANDATFTSLFPADEQCYRDAFREIFA; the protein is encoded by the coding sequence ATGTCGGAACATGCCTACATCGAACGCTTTGTGAATCTGCTCGATCCTGAAGCGAACACGATCTTCAACGTCACGGCAGAACAAGCCGTTGAAATTCTTGGCAGCGGCGACGCAAAAAAACTGAGAAGCATTGATGGTCAGTTTGCCCTCGTGCATCGCAATGGAAACATCGTCCGGATGGCTCGATCTATCGGACGGCCAATGCGTTACTTTCTGGCGAAACAAGTCGCCGGGCCGTGCCTTGTTGTAGCGGAACGAATGGAAGAGATTCTGGAATGGCTGAAGGCCGAAGGTCTGGCCGACCAGTTTCATCCGTCGTACACAAGAATGGTGCCCGCTCATCATATCGTCGAGATCGCTTTACTCGGCTGTCCGGATCCCAACCCCAACTACGACCGTTTTTTTGAGCCGGAACGAAATCGGCTGCCGTCGGATCTGGACAAAATCGGCTACGCGTACATTGCGGCTCTGCAAACTGAAATCGCAAAGTGGCTGGATCAAATTCCGTCTACCGAACCCATCGGCGTACTGTTCAGCGGCGGCATCGACAGCGGCGCCGTGTTCTGCGCGACTTATGACTGCATGCTAAAACGAGGCGAATCGCCCGCCAGGCTGAAGGCGTTCACGCTGTCTGTTGACAACGAAGGACAGGATGCCGCTCAAGCCGTCCAGTTCATGAACGAACTGGACCTGGGCCTGTTTCTGGAAGTCATCGACGTTCCCGCGTCGGCGATCGATTTTCGAGAAGCCGTTCGAGTCATCGAGGACTACAAACCGCTGGACGTTCAGGCCGCCACAATGACGTTGGCATTGTGCCGCGAAATCCGCAACCGGTACCCGGACTGGACGTATCTGCTGGATGGCGACGGTGGCGACGAAAATCTGAAGGACTACCCGATCGAAGAAAACAGTGAACTAACCATTCGCAGCGTGCTCAACAATTTGATGCTGTACCACGAAGGTTGGGGCGTCGACGCAATTAAGCATTCGCTGACGTACAGCGGCGGACAAAGTCGCGGACACGTGCGATCGTGGGCTCCTGGAAGAAAGTACGGTTTTAAAGACCTCAGTCCCTTCGCATTGCCCAACGTGATCGAAGTATCTGAAGGCATCCCGTTTATCGAACTGACCGACTGGCAACACGACAAGCTGTATGCGTTAAAGGGTGAGATCGTCCGACGCGGCATCGAACAGATCACGGGCTTGACGATGCCAGTCTTCGAAAAACGACGGTTCCAACACGGCGTGGCAAATGATGCAACGTTTACGAGCCTGTTTCCGGCCGACGAACAATGTTATCGAGATGCGTTTCGTGAAATCTTCGCGTAG
- the rlmN gene encoding 23S rRNA (adenine(2503)-C(2))-methyltransferase RlmN: MRVLRNNLLKKFQPDDVALQAFVGRDRLRCHVLNEFQRCDSNIDGATKLLFQTSTGMLIESVILRIETGRTTLCVSSQIGCAAACDFCATGKMGIAQNLAVSEILDQVLQVGQLLKAEGRRLDNIVFMGMGEPFHNELNLHEALTILTSPQMFARSPGSILVSTVGVPEAMIRCAEQFPKVNLALSLHSVNPDVRANLIPLTKKHSLDDLQRTLKEVNRIQQRPLMVEYLMLADQNDSLADAAELCEWLHGMSVHVNLIPYNEIEDSPHLTGSNPDVITAFADQMKSADFKTTIRYSLGSDIAAACGQLVKKENRQRAIAINAGAELSVDADLRS; encoded by the coding sequence GTGCGAGTCCTGCGCAACAACTTGCTGAAAAAGTTTCAGCCGGACGACGTTGCGCTACAGGCATTCGTCGGCCGGGACCGACTTCGCTGCCACGTGCTGAATGAATTTCAGCGGTGCGATTCCAACATCGACGGAGCCACCAAGCTGTTGTTTCAGACTTCCACAGGCATGCTGATCGAATCGGTGATACTGCGGATCGAAACCGGGCGCACAACGTTGTGCGTGTCGAGTCAGATCGGCTGTGCGGCCGCATGTGACTTTTGCGCCACGGGAAAGATGGGCATTGCTCAAAATCTGGCCGTGTCGGAGATTCTGGATCAGGTCCTGCAGGTCGGTCAATTGCTCAAAGCCGAAGGCCGGCGGCTGGACAATATCGTGTTCATGGGCATGGGGGAACCGTTTCACAATGAGTTGAATTTGCATGAGGCGTTAACGATACTGACCTCGCCGCAAATGTTTGCGAGGTCGCCCGGCAGCATTTTGGTCTCCACGGTGGGAGTGCCTGAGGCCATGATTCGCTGCGCGGAACAGTTCCCCAAAGTGAATCTCGCGCTAAGTCTTCACAGCGTGAACCCGGATGTCCGCGCGAACCTGATTCCGCTCACAAAGAAGCACTCGTTGGACGACTTGCAACGGACCTTAAAAGAGGTCAATCGGATACAGCAGCGTCCGTTGATGGTCGAGTATCTGATGCTGGCCGACCAGAACGATTCGCTGGCTGACGCCGCCGAATTGTGTGAGTGGCTTCACGGGATGTCGGTTCACGTCAACCTGATCCCCTACAACGAAATCGAAGACAGTCCTCACCTGACCGGCAGCAATCCGGATGTGATCACCGCGTTCGCCGACCAAATGAAATCGGCCGATTTTAAGACAACCATTCGCTATTCGCTCGGGAGTGACATCGCGGCCGCGTGTGGGCAGCTTGTGAAGAAGGAAAATCGTCAGCGAGCGATCGCCATCAACGCAGGTGCTGAACTAAGCGTGGACGCCGACTTACGCAGCTGA
- a CDS encoding NAD(P)/FAD-dependent oxidoreductase: protein MTGSVDVLILGSGFGGSLLSLILAKSGRRVAVIDRESHPRFAIGESSTPLADATLSMLAERYDLPDLKPLTKYGTWKREFPEVMCGAKRGFSYFGHKPQQAFDEAHQLLVAASTSNDSSDTHWLRSDMDHLFFQMAETEGVLQFQNAQYELLSSDSQWQAVSTRDGGEFHVTAPFVVDATGGSGAVLRHLGVANQTELLKTNSAAVFAHFQNVVPVEQMLSNAGLATNRHPFPCDSAAVHHVLDDGWMWQLRFDDDTVSAGFVVDRNRVSLPTLPMEIWERQVQRFPFLRAQFADAKVARPADGLRMSGRLQRLTTQAAGHNWAALPNTAGFIGPLHSTGIAHTLFGVKRLAHILQPDLSTTSRHRFLEDYSARTIDEIRLIDALVEGCYAALPSFPLWCDWCMLYFAAVTSMEQTADGSGEAFLRATDKDFRRVVLDARSQLQLAIEEGRSESACRRFRDWLRITIAPWNHVGLLDDRCEGMYAKTAAPG, encoded by the coding sequence ATGACTGGTTCCGTGGACGTGCTCATTCTCGGCTCCGGATTCGGTGGCAGCCTGCTGAGTCTGATTCTGGCGAAGTCGGGTCGGCGAGTGGCGGTCATCGATCGTGAGTCCCATCCGCGTTTTGCAATCGGCGAATCCTCGACGCCGCTGGCCGACGCCACGCTCAGTATGTTGGCCGAACGATACGACTTGCCTGATCTCAAGCCGCTGACGAAATATGGCACATGGAAACGCGAGTTCCCTGAAGTCATGTGCGGAGCAAAACGAGGCTTCAGCTACTTCGGTCACAAACCACAACAAGCTTTCGACGAGGCTCATCAGTTGCTGGTCGCCGCCAGCACCAGCAACGACTCGTCTGACACTCACTGGCTCAGAAGTGACATGGACCATCTGTTTTTTCAGATGGCAGAAACAGAAGGAGTGTTGCAGTTCCAAAATGCGCAGTACGAGTTGCTATCGTCCGATTCACAGTGGCAAGCCGTTTCCACTCGTGACGGTGGCGAGTTCCATGTGACTGCACCGTTTGTCGTTGACGCGACCGGCGGTTCCGGTGCGGTCTTGCGGCATCTTGGTGTCGCCAATCAAACGGAGTTGCTCAAAACGAATTCGGCAGCGGTGTTCGCTCATTTTCAGAACGTCGTGCCGGTGGAGCAAATGTTGTCGAATGCCGGGCTGGCGACAAATCGGCACCCGTTTCCATGCGATTCTGCGGCTGTGCATCACGTGCTGGATGACGGCTGGATGTGGCAGCTGCGTTTCGACGACGACACCGTCAGCGCGGGGTTTGTCGTCGATCGAAATCGTGTCTCCCTGCCGACGTTACCAATGGAAATCTGGGAACGGCAAGTGCAACGGTTTCCATTTCTGCGGGCGCAGTTTGCCGATGCGAAAGTTGCCCGCCCGGCCGATGGATTAAGAATGTCTGGGCGGCTACAGCGTTTGACGACTCAAGCGGCAGGTCACAACTGGGCCGCACTTCCGAACACGGCCGGATTCATTGGCCCGCTTCACAGCACCGGGATCGCCCACACGTTGTTCGGCGTTAAACGGCTGGCACACATTCTACAGCCTGACCTTTCTACCACATCTCGGCATAGGTTCCTGGAAGACTACTCGGCCCGCACCATCGATGAAATTCGTTTGATCGATGCGCTGGTCGAAGGCTGTTATGCAGCGTTGCCGAGCTTCCCACTGTGGTGCGACTGGTGCATGCTCTACTTCGCCGCCGTCACGTCGATGGAGCAAACGGCAGACGGTTCGGGCGAAGCGTTCCTTCGAGCCACCGATAAAGATTTCCGGCGCGTGGTTTTGGATGCTCGGAGCCAACTACAGCTCGCGATTGAAGAGGGGCGCTCGGAATCCGCATGTCGACGATTTCGAGACTGGTTACGAATCACGATCGCCCCGTGGAATCACGTCGGGCTGCTGGATGACCGGTGTGAAGGCATGTACGCGAAAACGGCAGCCCCGGGATGA
- a CDS encoding SMI1/KNR4 family protein — translation MTSDALQQLEELLETSLPPEYLDRLNDYPASLLTARRAIDDSDAEGTVAQVEFLDDLKSVLEINLEARCETLVQPDGIEQVWPPQFLIVGETGSGDYYCIDAGREVEGVMQYDHQSVQFEVFADSIDEFIEMLEDTFCDAESF, via the coding sequence ATGACTTCTGATGCCCTGCAACAGCTTGAAGAACTTCTCGAAACGTCGCTGCCGCCGGAATACCTCGACCGACTGAACGACTATCCGGCATCCCTGCTAACGGCGCGGCGAGCCATCGATGATTCCGATGCAGAAGGTACGGTGGCTCAGGTTGAGTTTCTGGACGATTTAAAATCCGTGCTTGAAATTAACCTCGAAGCCCGCTGTGAAACGCTTGTCCAGCCGGACGGTATAGAACAGGTATGGCCGCCGCAGTTTCTGATTGTTGGCGAAACTGGTTCCGGCGACTACTACTGCATTGATGCCGGCCGTGAAGTTGAGGGCGTGATGCAGTACGATCACCAGTCGGTACAATTCGAAGTGTTTGCCGATTCGATCGACGAATTCATCGAAATGCTTGAAGACACCTTCTGCGATGCAGAATCGTTTTAG
- a CDS encoding alpha/beta fold hydrolase, protein MRYRSAAKSIRLLILLAAACSVVSGLGGCTTVQFVELREKPSNPITGRLTLSAFGDAGPSARTNRFLAGTSYAGGDDYLRMLRHCRMRINGWNRHEALHATAELNYLAAENAKRSDPGLAMELYLDAARFSWDYVTTPAPDGRLADPNSNPHRETSEVYNTSLEQLLRLAKSSGDYHLGRSIRLPVSGRLMQVEIPYPTRWLSAEQIGEFDFVSNYELKNLRNRHAKPGLGVPVMVRRKRQASEKNLETYYEDGLSFPVTLVARFPPADPRVSPTEQNVRLQMFDPRESDGVIVDRTLLPLESDLSTPLAWFLTNPKKSLLETFAFLRPDKARHLEGLYMITPYDPDRIPVLMVHGVWSSPMTWMEMFNDLQNDPLLRDKYQFWFYMYPTGEPLTFAAANLRDRLKGLRHRCDPHGRNDKLDQMVVVGHSMGGLMSYLLTVDSEDKLWNSLSKIPVEQIQGDPEVQNEIRRVFFFEKDNSIDRVVTIASPFRGSGYANRFTRWLSGSLVSLPNTTSQLSQLIFRQNNQSIWDRVFAPRTSLDSLNKNSAVIRLVNQTTTPPEVKHHNVVGVSKGKSESDWTDGVVRFRSASRADADSEITVEAGHSEVHRHPTAIAEVRRVLLEHLDDVAIKRYPVVPLSHGVINNTPPPTRKLAP, encoded by the coding sequence ATGCGCTACCGTTCCGCCGCAAAATCGATTCGACTGCTGATTCTGCTTGCCGCCGCCTGCTCTGTGGTAAGCGGGCTGGGGGGCTGTACGACTGTCCAGTTTGTCGAATTGCGAGAAAAACCTTCGAATCCGATCACAGGACGCCTGACGCTTTCGGCGTTTGGCGACGCAGGCCCGTCCGCCAGAACGAATCGCTTTCTAGCTGGAACTTCGTACGCAGGCGGCGACGATTATCTGCGAATGCTGAGGCATTGCCGCATGCGGATTAACGGGTGGAATCGCCACGAAGCATTGCACGCCACGGCCGAACTGAATTATCTCGCCGCAGAAAACGCGAAACGGTCCGACCCGGGCCTGGCCATGGAGTTGTATCTGGATGCCGCTCGGTTTAGCTGGGACTACGTTACGACCCCGGCTCCGGACGGCCGCCTTGCCGATCCCAATTCGAATCCACATCGGGAAACGAGCGAGGTCTACAACACCAGCCTGGAGCAACTACTGAGGCTCGCGAAGAGCAGCGGCGATTATCACCTCGGCCGTTCCATTCGCCTGCCCGTTAGTGGTCGGCTGATGCAAGTCGAAATCCCCTACCCCACGCGTTGGCTGAGTGCCGAGCAGATTGGTGAATTTGATTTCGTATCAAACTACGAACTTAAGAACCTCAGAAACCGGCACGCCAAACCGGGCCTGGGAGTGCCCGTGATGGTTCGCCGAAAACGTCAGGCATCTGAGAAGAACCTTGAGACGTATTACGAGGACGGCCTGAGTTTTCCAGTGACGCTGGTTGCCAGATTTCCGCCCGCCGATCCGCGCGTGTCTCCGACGGAGCAGAACGTCCGGTTGCAGATGTTTGACCCTCGCGAATCCGACGGTGTTATCGTTGATCGCACGTTGCTGCCGCTGGAATCGGATCTCAGTACGCCGCTGGCTTGGTTCCTGACCAACCCGAAGAAATCGCTGCTGGAAACGTTCGCTTTTCTGCGCCCGGATAAGGCTCGACACCTGGAAGGTCTTTACATGATCACGCCGTACGACCCGGACCGCATTCCTGTGTTGATGGTGCATGGCGTTTGGTCGAGTCCTATGACGTGGATGGAAATGTTCAACGACCTGCAAAACGATCCGCTGTTGCGGGACAAATACCAATTCTGGTTTTACATGTATCCCACGGGCGAACCACTCACTTTTGCTGCCGCCAATCTGCGAGACCGCTTGAAGGGGCTGCGGCATCGCTGCGATCCGCACGGACGGAACGACAAGCTGGACCAAATGGTCGTGGTCGGACACAGTATGGGCGGATTGATGTCGTACCTGTTGACCGTCGACAGCGAAGACAAACTTTGGAATTCACTTAGCAAAATTCCAGTCGAACAGATTCAGGGTGATCCGGAAGTTCAGAACGAAATTCGCCGTGTGTTCTTCTTCGAAAAGGACAATTCAATTGATCGAGTGGTCACGATTGCGAGTCCGTTTAGGGGCAGTGGCTATGCGAATCGTTTCACGCGTTGGCTGAGTGGCTCGCTGGTTTCGCTGCCGAATACGACGTCGCAGTTGAGTCAGTTGATCTTTCGTCAAAACAACCAAAGCATCTGGGATCGCGTTTTTGCGCCGAGAACGAGTCTGGATTCGCTGAACAAAAATTCGGCAGTAATCCGTTTGGTAAACCAGACGACGACGCCGCCGGAAGTGAAACATCACAACGTTGTCGGAGTCAGCAAAGGCAAGTCAGAGTCTGACTGGACGGACGGAGTCGTGCGATTCCGCAGCGCGAGCCGAGCGGATGCGGACAGCGAAATTACTGTTGAGGCCGGCCACAGCGAAGTTCATCGTCATCCAACGGCGATTGCTGAAGTACGTCGCGTCCTGCTGGAACATCTGGACGACGTTGCGATTAAGCGTTATCCAGTCGTCCCGCTAAGTCACGGTGTCATCAACAATACCCCGCCACCGACCAGAAAGCTGGCACCCTGA
- a CDS encoding multiheme c-type cytochrome, whose amino-acid sequence MPTTFPLSALQQKNSAANPCRRPAASVTSLVFALVASAGLLLSGCADDSATTPPQEATAATEQSDQTIEPADIGNMATSEAPAPDPLPTSSDDAKATVAASEGQAMPDESAATDDAGAHKNADAEPSTELPVAVKPPPREPIWKAWPKPKLSLMLTSEMHGFFEPCGCTANQLGGMSRRADLRNKLVESGWTVRGLDVGGLARRTTRQAQIKMETTLAALRDLQYVAIGLGPEELRLKPDFLMSQHISDAETPLYFLSANLEFYGVPDIGTPIPSAVFEANGVKVGVTSVLSQTLQAEVLPDPDITWKESSPALKKVLADFDEQQVDLRVLLSQSTIEESEALAAEFPAFDIVLMAECSGDPDPTKPPKKIGDTLMLEAGRKGKYAGVLGFYPDDKETPFRYQLVALERDDFNDTPSMVALMQNYQTRLKDEEIVLQDGVGNPHPSGDSFVGADKCGECHTTAYDIWKKTPHAHALESLDPVHKRLGYERLSGIKRMHDPECLACHVTGWDPQKYTRFQSGFLNEEYAKTDHEKVLHTLMAGSQCENCHGPGSRHVELIEADEVEEAKKLVRVTKAQAEKGMCEKCHDADNSPNYNFEEYWKKVEHYGLD is encoded by the coding sequence ATGCCGACAACATTTCCCCTAAGTGCTTTGCAACAAAAGAATTCCGCGGCTAATCCTTGTCGCCGGCCAGCCGCGTCGGTGACGTCGCTGGTTTTCGCATTGGTTGCCTCTGCTGGACTTCTTTTGTCCGGATGTGCAGACGACTCTGCTACCACTCCACCACAGGAAGCCACTGCTGCGACAGAGCAATCCGATCAGACGATCGAACCTGCCGACATCGGCAACATGGCCACTTCAGAAGCACCAGCGCCGGATCCGCTGCCGACCTCCAGCGATGATGCGAAGGCAACGGTCGCTGCGTCAGAAGGCCAGGCAATGCCAGATGAATCTGCCGCCACAGACGATGCCGGAGCACACAAGAACGCAGATGCAGAGCCGTCTACGGAATTGCCCGTCGCTGTTAAGCCGCCACCTCGGGAACCCATCTGGAAAGCATGGCCTAAACCGAAGCTGAGCTTAATGCTGACCAGTGAGATGCACGGATTCTTCGAACCGTGTGGCTGCACTGCCAATCAGCTCGGCGGCATGTCACGCCGAGCGGACCTTCGGAACAAGCTGGTTGAATCTGGCTGGACTGTGCGAGGTTTAGACGTCGGCGGTCTGGCTCGACGCACCACACGGCAGGCCCAAATCAAAATGGAAACAACCCTGGCCGCTTTGCGAGACCTTCAATACGTTGCGATCGGCCTCGGTCCGGAAGAACTGCGACTTAAACCGGACTTCCTCATGTCGCAGCACATTTCGGACGCCGAAACACCGTTGTACTTTTTAAGTGCGAATCTGGAGTTCTACGGCGTGCCGGATATCGGCACACCGATCCCCAGTGCGGTGTTCGAAGCCAACGGAGTGAAGGTTGGTGTTACGTCTGTATTAAGCCAAACGTTGCAGGCAGAAGTATTGCCGGATCCTGACATTACGTGGAAGGAATCCAGCCCCGCGCTAAAGAAAGTTCTGGCCGACTTCGACGAACAGCAGGTCGATCTGCGAGTCCTGTTGTCACAGTCGACGATTGAAGAATCCGAAGCTCTGGCGGCTGAGTTTCCAGCGTTCGATATCGTGCTGATGGCGGAATGTTCGGGCGATCCCGATCCCACCAAACCGCCTAAAAAGATCGGCGACACTCTGATGTTGGAAGCCGGTCGCAAAGGCAAGTATGCCGGGGTTCTCGGATTCTATCCAGACGACAAGGAAACGCCGTTCCGTTATCAACTGGTGGCATTGGAACGAGACGACTTCAACGACACGCCGTCGATGGTCGCGCTGATGCAGAATTATCAGACGCGTCTGAAAGACGAAGAGATTGTGCTGCAGGATGGCGTCGGGAATCCTCATCCGTCCGGCGACTCGTTTGTCGGTGCAGACAAGTGCGGCGAATGCCACACGACGGCTTACGACATCTGGAAAAAAACGCCGCATGCTCACGCATTGGAGAGCCTCGACCCGGTCCACAAGCGACTCGGGTACGAGCGACTGAGTGGCATAAAGCGGATGCACGATCCGGAATGCCTTGCCTGCCACGTCACCGGTTGGGATCCGCAAAAGTACACAAGGTTCCAGTCTGGCTTCTTAAACGAAGAATACGCCAAAACCGACCACGAAAAAGTGTTGCATACGCTGATGGCTGGCAGCCAGTGTGAAAACTGTCACGGCCCAGGCAGTCGGCATGTGGAACTGATCGAAGCCGACGAGGTTGAAGAAGCAAAAAAGCTTGTTCGAGTCACGAAGGCGCAAGCCGAAAAGGGCATGTGCGAAAAATGCCACGACGCCGACAACAGCCCTAATTACAACTTTGAAGAATACTGGAAGAAGGTCGAACACTATGGTTTGGACTGA